Below is a window of Electrophorus electricus isolate fEleEle1 chromosome 12, fEleEle1.pri, whole genome shotgun sequence DNA.
CTGAGGATCATTCATGCTAGAATCTTTCCATTAAAAACCACAAGTACCACCTATTAAGATAATGACACCTTGTACATGATAGATTTAAAAGTAATGCTGGAAAAGCATGCCACAACGAGAAGTACACAAACTTGCAGGGCATGTTCAGGTGTAGtggtttattttgtgtaaaaggATGACCTGAACTGTCACTGGTAGTCTGAGAGTATCTGACAGGCTGTTGCCAGTATAAACCCTCATGCTAGCACACATCTAGGAGCTGCAGATGTGCTCGATTAAACGTGCTCACTGCATCATCAATGCCCGTACGGATCTTTTAAACACGCATGACGATTATTCGTGTTACATGATCTTAGGCCACATGACTAAACACTGATAAGTGTGCTGTAAGACGCTAACTAGCCAGCCTTAGCCAGCTAAGATGGAGAAAAAGCAACAAAAGGAGGCAGAAAAGCGCCTACGTGCCCTCCAAGCTGCATGGCTGCTCAGTGTGCACTGAGGAATTGGAGAGCTAGTAAAGAAATATCTCTGCGTATTCCCTGCAGATGCCCCGCTACACTGGAAATACCGCTGGAAATATcgaaaaacaagcaaattaaaaaaaaaaaaccaaatggCTACCAGCTAATATGTATGTGCTCGGTTCATCCTTCCTGCTTCGGCCTACCAGCTTAGCTAGTCGGCTACCCTCAGAAACGGCTTCTTAGGCGCAGAAATATACGCTCTCCTCTTTTTATTACACGCTTGGACATTTACCCCTGAATAATGCGCAATGGTGTACCTGCGATGTGGCGTTATCTGTGCCCAGTAATCAGCGTTTGGGAGTAATGTGGGTTTGTCGAGATGGACAACAAAACGAGTCCCTTGTCTCAGATGAAGCGAGGCTGCGACTCTCTGTGCAACCAACAGGAGACGCAAAATGGACTGTGTGCATGGAAGAAATAATGGGCAAAtatattcatttgcatattttaagtTTCTTCAATATACTTTTGAAAGATTAAAGTTACTCTGACGTTTTCtaatttgttttgtaaaaatttcaaaatttggattgaaataaatgttacttTCACCAACCATGTGCTATAGCCATAAAATAATATGGCAAACAAATGAACGCATGATGTCAAGAAAAATGCATGGACCTTTTACAGGCAGTTTACCATGAATTCAGTTgctttctgaattttttttacttctccaATTCGTCTAACCTAGAAGAAATATGTACGTATTTTATATCATGTTTTTGACTCTTAAAATAACACTAAAGCGGTGTTGTATCTAAAACCTCCAATGCTGTTGGGGGTGCTATTCTAATAAACCCGTCCTGCCTCTCTAGGACAATGTACGCCACAACGTAAACAAGACGCTATACGGACTCTCCGTATCTCCGTATCTTTAAACTAACGGATATCGGTAGCTAGCTGTGCACCTTGTTGTGGTGATGCGTTAACTTAGAACTCTCACTTTAGAGGTTTGTCTTTTTTGGAATTTTACGCGGATATAAAGTCCAGACCTACAAGTTATCCAGTCAAGCTTCACCTGGCTAAGTtaagttagctaggttagcagtGCTACGCAGTAATGCACCGTTGGTTAGCCTAACCGGGCTAGCTAAGCGCTAATCAGCTAGGTTAGTGATTACAGCTCCTCATCCCAGGGGGCAGAGCCGTTAAACGCCGTTAAACGCGTCCGTAGACTCATCCCCCGCCATGCCCGAGCCTGAGGGGGAAGGTTCGGGTCCCGTCAGCCCCAGACGGCGGCGCCGTAGTCGCTCCAGCACGAGGAGTCGCTCGGGCGAGCGCGAGCCGAGCCCCGCGCCGAAGAGGCACGAGGCGTCGGACGccaaggagaggaggaggaaccgGTTCCGCGTGGCACGCTCGCGCAGCCGCTCCAGGTCAAGGGAGCGTGAGCAGCGGGGCTACGGGGGGTCCCGGGCTGACTACTACGACCAGAGGGACGATGCTCAGCGACAAAGACAAGAAGCCTTCATAGCGAGGTGGGTTACTGAAGCCATGGGTGGCGCAgactagtaaccagaaggttgctgggttaagtcccaccactgccaagttgccactgttgggcccctgagcgagacccttaaccctcagtcagaattgtacgttgctttggataaaagtgtcagctaaatgctgtaaatgtaacgtTTTAAGGTGTTCGCCAGTCATACCCGTAGACTGCGGCTGTACCCTTCTTTGTCCATGTTCACAAATGAGTAACAACTAATTTTACGTTATGCATTTATGTAACGTGGCAGGTCCTGAATTTTTGTCTTGCTTTATTCAGGCGCCTGCAAGAACGCGAACGCATTGGAGAGCTGGGTTCCCCTGAGGTCTGGGGCTACTCACCTAGAGTCAGAGAGCCTGAGTAGGTCCAATTCTCATGTGAATTCACCAGTTTGTCTCCCAACAGCAACCTGTATGCAAGTGCTGTATGTTTTTTGTGTCTTCTCCTGCTAGCTCAGATGAACACACTCCTGTTGAAGAGGATGTGAAGAACAGCAGCTCTGATTCTACTTCAGAAGGTGCGGTGCTTTTACCCTTAATTAACTAATGGTATTTAAGCAgttttttctttcactgtcaTTTCAAAAACGCTTTAATGGTCAAAACTGTTTACATACACCAAATTAGTTCCAGACTGTAAACCATTCCATTGTGGTGGTTGTTCAACTTCGTTGAAGCGGTTAATTAATGAgtaatttctttttctgttttcttatttccagaggaaaggaaaaagaagaagaagaagaaaacaaagaagaagaaaagccgGAAACACTCGGAGGACAGCGAGTCAGACGGCGACTCTGAGGGTCGGTCTGATCTTTAATTCCAGTTCAGTCTGAAGCGGTTACTCCTTATGTGGAACATGTGAAAAATAGTTTTTAGTCGCTGTATGTCAAATAGGATTCAATTTCAAATTGACTACCTGCTTCTTAAAGCGAACTAGTCCAGTTAtcatcacttcttttttttttattcagaagtggtgaaaaagaagaagaagaagaagaaaagtaaaaagtaagAATGTATTAATTTTCTCCCTCTATGCGTCTCGTACTTTCTAATGGACGAGCAAGGTTATAAAGTTCTCCTGTTTTACGAAGCCTCTTATCATCTCAGGAAGAAatcaaagaagaagaaagctaAGAAGAGCCGCAAGGAGTCCAGCAGTTCCAGCAGTGACCAGTCAGCAGAGGAAGAAGACGACGACATGAGTGAAGAGCTCTGGGTGGAAAGGACTGGTCTGGAGGAGCATGTGGTTGGGCCTGAAGCACCATTAACGCATCTGTCCCAGGATGATAAACCATTAGAGTGGGTACCTGCCTTGCCTCCACACTCTTTATCCCCAGTTAGCACCTGTGCTAAACGTTTTAAAGCACCGCTAgtaatttcttatttatttttttggtaattgtatgttttgcatttttttccctaTAGTTTTGGTCATGCTCTGCTACCTGGTGAAGGTGCTGCTATGGCAGAGTATGTAAAGGCAGGGAAACGTATTCCAAGGAGAGGTGAGATCGGCTTGACCAGTGAAGAGATCGCAGACTTTGAGAAGTCGGGCTATGTGATGAGCGGAAGCaggtatgtgtttatttgtttgatttaaaagcGAGTAGGTTAGCTCATATCTAACTACTGACCCTACTGTGCTTGATGCCCTCCCCCAGACACCGGCGTATGGAAGCCGTAAGATTGAGGAAGGAAAACCAGATTTACAGCGCCGATGAGAAGAGGGCACTTGCGTCCTTCAaccaggaagagaggagaaagagggaaagtaAAATTCTTTCTAGTTTCAGGGAAATGGTGTACAGAAAAACCAAAGGCAAAGAGGAGAAATAGACCGCCAAGCACACTGCTAACATTTAAGTCTGTCTGCCACCTTCATTCTCAGTGTATTGTAACTTAGTGCAAATAGTGAATGTTCGGTTTTGTTTCGTAATCCTTGCTGTACCAGGCATTGTGAGCTCTTCCTAAAATCAGATCGCTTGTgtattttcctcaataaagagTGAGCTGTGATTCTCAAGATTACCTACTGTATTAGTGTTCTGACATGCTTAGAAGTTATGGAAACCCCATTCACTGTGCAGTTAAAACCAAATTGTATGAACGTAGGAAGAATTGCAATGCAAATTCAAACAAGCTAACTCGGATatgctttttttatttactgtatatgATTTAAAGGACCAAATAGGCCGATTGCTAAAATTCACGAGGTTTTATAACATTCTTCACCAATATCTTATTTTCATAGTTCTGCAAGTGCATGATGTACTTGATGTAATCTCTGTATTGGAAAGATAAATCCAGACTTCCAACTTTCACAGAAATCCACCGTGTTGACTTTGTGCCATTTTAAGTGAGTGTAACTAGACCTTTAGGTTACAGCTTGATAGTCTTCAAATAGATCTTTTAGGTGTTTTTCCTCAATATAAAAGTTAACTGATTCTAACTAGTAACAAATTACACTAATATGCAGTGTACAGAATTGCTGGGAAACCTACAACATAAGCTATGTGAGAATTGCTATACAGGACATGCCACATTCAAATGACTACCATTATGCAATCATGATTGATTTACTGTAGCTATTGCATGATATGCAATCATGCTGTAGCTACAGTGACTCTCAGAACAGACAAATATTTGCTGTTAGGCCTGAAGTGTAGGAATTCATATCAGTCTACAACTTtagaaatgatcattttataattgaggaaacaaaaatattaggCAGTTTCTTAATAGGCAGCTGTGGCAAGAGCTTTTACTTCCAGCCACAGTAGGTTCTCCCCCTACCAAGCAGCTTTTCTAAAATGGGCTCAccatatgtacatgtaaaatCCTCACGTGTATGCAAGCAGCAAGTCACTTCGGCACCTGAGGGATGAAATGAGGTTTCCTGGCTACATGTCCATCACCAAACAGGAATCCAAGGACCAAGCAAAGCAATAATATatgcatgttatttttaatacacatcaggacaaaatacatatttcaaagTCATGGATGGGAGGGGTCTTTCTGATCTTCAGTTAATGTTCTCAAGTCCCTGTAAAATCAAGAAAACAGGTTAAAAATGTACATCataaatatgtaacattaattaaaagaaTCATTAAACATATTGTCTATACTGATTAATCAAGGTCATGGGGAGTACAAGGAGTACAGACTGCCAGTCCACCACAGGGCATgcaaacacattcacaccagTCAACCCAACACGCATCGTCTGTTGGAGGGGCAAGGGAACATTCAGCTGGGTACTGAACCCAGGTTGCTGGAACTGAGAGGCAGCAGCACTAACCACTGCACAAATGGCATTCACCTTTGATTCGTAATATTTTCCAGTCCCTGACAATTGTTTGTCTCTCTGCATCAAGTACCACTGGTAAGGAACTCTTGCAATTCTCTTCTCCTAAAACATAAGAAATAAGGCAAATGTTATGTAGCcatattacatttatggtaACAAGCTCTTTTGGGTCAAAAGGTTATTTATTACtagagaaaagaataaaaactcTGTTTTTACTTCATGTTTACTACATATACACCCAATTCACACTTCTATATAACTCATATTTTAGAGAGATTTCTAGCATGGTGAGCAgcattcattttctctcctcttcattGCCATTTCACTTGACTAGCATTAATAATTTATCATACCAGCTCCTCTTGGCCACCATCACAGTGAGCAGGTGACGTGTGGTAGTCTACATACACGTTCCATCTATAACACTGGCCTACATAGCTACATAGAACTAACCAGGATGTACCTTGCTGTAGTAGAGGTGAATGAGAATATGCAAAGAAAGAATGCACCACTAATTTTGGATAGCACATCTCTGAATGCATTCTTTCCATCTCTAGCATCTGATATAACTCATCAGCTTCTCCTCAACTTATTAGCAGCCTTGTTTAGATCAAGTGTTGTTGGCACTACAGGGAAATTTGCGTGTTATATATTTCCAGGGACTGCATTTCGTCTTGCCTGGAGTACACTAACTAAAATCATGCAAACTGTTTTGACTATTCGAAGCAGGTACTGGGACAGTAGATTAGACAACCATAGATAATAGACTGTCACAAGGATTACATGTTACAAAacgcaaaacaaacagaatatagGTGGCTCGCTATCATACGAGCCATCACATACGTAGCTAGCGTTAAGATACTTAACCTACCTTCCCTCCATTAGTGAATTTATGTATCTGTGTAGTTGCAACACCAGGAATGACCAAACAAATTGTCATTATCGCAAAACCGGGTAGTATTTCATACCACATACTGAATGTTAAACACAGCCTCAAAGGCCTTAAAGACGCGATCCCGTATCCCTTCACGGTCACCTACCGACTTCCGGGACACGTGATCGCCACTTCCTCCTGACGGTATTATTAAGTTTATAGCGCCCTCTTGTGGTTAAAGTGCAAGAGTGCGTACGTTCCGGTTATTATACTGATAAATGTGAGATCTTCgaataatgaaatgtttataaacTTTTAAAAGTCTGCAACAATAATTAATAAGTATTCATTAATACGCATTAACGTCTCTTGGCACGTTAGTCCAGATATTAGTCCGCAAAATATATCCTACAGCCAATCAAAAACGAGATATcctacagccaatcagatttaGAATGTTTGCTTCTGTTACTATGATACGAGTAGGAAAAGTTGCGCGAGTGCGTTCGACAGTTGATGGCTTCGGAGCTGTtgattaaacaataaaaatagtaAGTTCTCCTTCATCAAACTCCGACAGAAACATGAAAGAAGACAAGGAGAATACTCGACCCAGAGAAAAGAAAGTGGAAATCAAATGcgaagaaaatgaaaaatcagaGAAGCCAAATAAAGACAAGAAAGAGGCCATGACCAAGGTAGCTAAGCTATCTGAGCTCTTTTTCTGTGGCGTTGTAAACAGGTTAGCACTCTAGCTAGGCTCGGCTAACCCGGCTAACCCACCTAGTCGTTCGCTTAGGCCACAGACGTTCTCTGTTAACTAGCTCAACCACCTAATCTATTCGCCTCTTACAGGGGTAACGTGCTTTTCAACCAGcatttgttgaaatgttttcatCTGGCGGTAACTtggctggctaactagctaacgctagctagcttgctagttTTGTGGATGCGGAGTGAAACGTAAAGGGAGATGGGTTATcgatctatctagctagctttCTAACTTTCTGTCTAACTATTTAGCTAACTAATTAGGTTAGTCATTAGCTAGCTGTCCCAATTAGGCAACTGCAATCTCCTGGATTTTGGTGGGTaatctagctaactagctagctagacacCAAGCTCTGTTGTTATGTTCACTAGCAAACCTCTCAGCTGAGCTGACTTGTTAGTCTACTTTCAGACTACTATTCAAGCTGGTTAGCTAAGATATCTTAGTAactggttatttttattttcccacCACTAACATTATCTGATAGGgtacagcaaataaaaaaactacagtTTTCCGTATGTCATTTGATTTCTTTGTCGTGTGTTTTGCCTTCAACAATATTTTATTCCAATTGGAATTAGATCGTAATTCGACGCCTTCCTCCCAGCCTAACTAAGGAAGAGTTGGAGGAACAGTTACAACCTCTTCCAGAAGTGGATTATCTCGAGTTCTTCTCTAGTGACACCAGGTCTGTGGCCCCCACAAAAGGAAGCACTGTCTACAGGGGGCTAAATTAAAACGTGAATAGTGTTATACATGTGTTATTAAATATGCATAATGGATTCAGGACGCTTCGTTAagatttctgttttgttgcaGTCTGTACCCTCATCT
It encodes the following:
- the ndufa1 gene encoding NADH dehydrogenase [ubiquinone] 1 alpha subcomplex subunit 1, with protein sequence MWYEILPGFAIMTICLVIPGVATTQIHKFTNGGKEKRIARVPYQWYLMQRDKQLSGTGKYYESKGLENIN
- the nkap gene encoding NF-kappa-B-activating protein, yielding MPEPEGEGSGPVSPRRRRRSRSSTRSRSGEREPSPAPKRHEASDAKERRRNRFRVARSRSRSRSREREQRGYGGSRADYYDQRDDAQRQRQEAFIARRLQERERIGELGSPEVWGYSPRVREPDSDEHTPVEEDVKNSSSDSTSEEERKKKKKKKTKKKKSRKHSEDSESDGDSEEVVKKKKKKKKSKKKKSKKKKAKKSRKESSSSSSDQSAEEEDDDMSEELWVERTGLEEHVVGPEAPLTHLSQDDKPLDFGHALLPGEGAAMAEYVKAGKRIPRRGEIGLTSEEIADFEKSGYVMSGSRHRRMEAVRLRKENQIYSADEKRALASFNQEERRKRESKILSSFREMVYRKTKGKEEK